The DNA segment CTAAGTTCCAAATTTTCACAGTTTTATCAAAACTGCCACTAGCAATATTCACACCATCGGGACTAATAGCAACGGAACGTACCCAAAATGTATGTCCGGTGAGGGTATTAATCAATCTTCCTGTGTTTAAATTCCAGACCTTAACGGTGTTATCATCACTACCACTAACTAAGGTTTTGCCGTTGGGACTGATGGCGAGGGTATGAACTGCATCGCTATGTCCTGTTATGGTGCGAATTACTTTCCCGGTTTTCAGATTCCAGATTTTGATAGTGTTATCGTCACCACCACTAACTAAGGTTTTCCCATCTGGGCTAAAAACTACAGCATTTACTTTTCTTGAGTGTCCCTTCAAGCTGGAAATATCTTCACCTGTAGCCAACTGCCAAATTTTAATGGTGCGATCGCTACCACAGCTAGCTATGATCTGACCATTAGGACTAATAGCCAGGGAAACAAACGCGTTTTCATCGTCAGGAAGAGTATTAGCCAGAGAAATAGTTCTCAAGGTTGTTTTTTGGGGCTGTGCTAAAACCACTTGACCAGACTTATTTTGAGTTAATCTGGCGGATAAACTGCTGTAAATCTGTAGATACTGGCTAAACCAAGATTCGCTAAAACCAAATAGCAAGACTAAAGCACTAAGCAAGACTACACTTCTTAGCAGGGAATATTTCTTAGGTAGCTTAGATAAATATGTTGTCTGAGGTACAGGGATTTTTCCAGAAGTCTGGCCGGCGGCTGGTAAGGCGAGGGGCTGTTTGGGAGTGATATCTTTAATGACTTCATCAGCCGATGTGTAGCGGTGTTTGAGGTCTTTTTGCAACAGCTTGTCCAGCACAAAATCTAATTCAGGCGTTAAGGGACTGTGTAAATATTGCCGCCAATTGGACACCCAGCTATAACCGTGTTCCATCCACAATTGGAATGGCGAAACGCTAGTTATAAGGTGAAAGCAGGTAGCCCCCAAGGCAAACAAATCACTAGCAGCATAAGCCTTACCATCCCGAATTTGTTCTAGTGGTGAGTAACCATGTGAACCAATTGATGTGCCGAAATTCTGTACCTTGGCGGTTAATTGTTTAGATGAACCAAAGTCAATGAGATTTAAACGCCCATCGGTGCGACACCGGATAATATTTTCGGGTTTGATATCTCGATGAATCACACCGCGATCGTGGATAAACTTAAGAACAGGCAGTAAATCTAGCAAAATTGCTTGAATTTCTCCTGGTCGATAATTCTTACGCTGCTGCAACTCCTTGAGGAGATTTTGCCCATTAATAAACTGCTGCACCAAATATAGGCAGTTATCTTGCTCAAAATAAGCCATCAATGTGGGAATTTGGGGGTGTTCACCAAGTTCTTGTAAGCGCTTGGCTTCCTCAGCAAATAACTCCACAGCTTTTTTTTGCGACCAAGTACCTTGAAATTTCGGTGCTAGTTGCTTAATAACACAAGGTTCATTTAATTTATCTTTATCTTCTGATAAATAAGTTCTGCCAAATCCCCCCTCATCAGAAAGTACTCGAACAACACGAAAACGATTTCTCAAAAGCGGTACTAAGGTAGTACCACAACTTTGACACGACTTTTTTCCATCAGGATTTAATGGATTTAGGCAATCTGGATTTAAGCAGCAGATCATGTTCTGACAGGCGCGGCTGCATGAAAATGTATATGAACTTTGTCCCGAAATTCCCTTGGTGAAGAGTAGCTCTCACATACGTTTGGTAGACGACGCTGGCTGAGGAATTTGGGGCGCTTTTATATCGTAAATCCTGGTAAATGCTAAACAGTCTTGCTTTGTACAGCAAAACTGGGAGAGCTAGATAATTTATTATTCTCCAGATTATAGAATATTCCGAATTGAATTGGGGATTGGGAAGAGGCAGGGGAGCAGGAAGAGAAGTCGCAAGGAGGGTTTCCCTCCGGGCGAACTTCGGGAGCAGGGGGGAAAGATATACTAACCCATGACTTGAGAATTTAAAAGCCATCTGTTAAATCAGTAGGTGTCATGTGGGCATGAACTACTTGACCGTCTTTAAACCATACAATGCGTTTGGTTTGACGAGCAACTTCTGGTTCATGCGTCACCATAACTACAGTAATTCCTCCGCTATTTAACTCGGTAAAAATATCTAATACTTCTTGGGTAGTGCGGGAATCAAGTGCGCCTGTTGGTTCATCTGCTAAGAGGACAACGGGACGATTGACAATGGCACGGGCGATCGCTACTCTTTGTTGTTGTCCACCTGATAATTGAGTAGGTTTGTTGTTGAGACGTTTTTCTAAGCCTACACGAATCAAAGCTTCTGTCGCGCGATCGCGTCTTTCGTTGGGGGTAACATCAGCATAAACCATCGGTAGCATAACGTTTTCTAAAGCCGATAGTTGGGGCAACAAATGGAATTGTTGAAACACAAACCCCAGTTTTCTGTTGCGGATATGTGCCAAATCTTTATCATTCATTTGCGCCACATCCAAACCATCTAAATAATAATGTCCTTCTGTAGGACGATCCAAACAGCCAATAATATTCATCGCTGTGGATTTACCAGAACCCGAAGGCCCCATAATGGAACAATACTCACCCTCATTAATTACCAAATTCACATCATTGAGAGCTTTAACTTCAGTTTCCCCAATACCATAAACCTTAAAAATGCTTTCTAGGCGAATAATTGCTGACTGTGGTACAGGATTAGGAACGAGGGAATCGGTAAGAGAAATTGTGTTTGACATGGTTAATTGGTAATTAATATTTGGTAAATTAACTCTTCCTATTGGGAAGGGGTATTTATATGTGTAAGACTTTTATGTTAGCAATAATACTTTTCAAATAACCTCCACAAATTTCTCCCCAATCCCTAATCCCCAATCCCCAATCCCCAACATAACGTGTTTTCAGTTACAGTTATGCCAGATGCAATTAAGCCACAATGTTGATTAATCAATAGAAGTGCAGCCCTACCTATAAACGATGCTGCTGTCACATGAAACCTCGAATTATTGTTTGTGGCTTAGGACGAACTGGATATAAAATCTTCCGTTTGCTGAGACAGCAGGGTGCGTTTGTAGTAGGTATTCATCACAAACCCATCCCTGGCGAAGCTGGGGGAGATGTAATTATTGGCAATTTACAAACAGCTGCTACCCTAGCAGCAGCAGGGATTCATCAAGCACAAACTTTGGTGATTGCTAGCTCGGATGATGCTGTAAATTTGTCAATTATGATGCAGGCAAGGGTGCTGAATCCGCATATTCGGATTATTAACCGCTTTTACAATATTAATTTAGGCGATCGCCTAGATCAAACTCTGCCAGAACACCTGAGTATGAGTGTGATTGGATTAGCCGCACCGTTATTTACTTTCGCTGCTTTGGGAAATCAAGCAATTGGGCAGATCAAGTTATATGAGCAGACTTGGCCTGTCCAAGAAGAATATATTGATGAAAATCATCCCTGGCTTGGTCGTAAGTTAAGTGAGCTGTGGGAGTGTCCGACACGGATGCCAATTTATTACTTACCTGTGGAAGGGGAGATGAGTTTGGTATCGGCGGTACTGTCTGGACAACATTTAAGAATAGGCGATCGCTTAATCGTGGGTATCCAACCCCGTGTCCGTTCTACTAGACGATCCTTAATCAAAAAATGCCTGAAAGTTCTCACTAGTTTGCGGCAATTTCAACAACATGGACAATCAATAATTGTAGGGGCGATCGTTTTACTGGCGATCGTTATGATTGCCACCCTCACCTATATGTCTACTGAATTGAGCTTATCTATGGTTGATGCGCTCTATTTTTCTGTAGGTATGATTACTGGTGCAGGTGGTAATGACAAGGTAGCAGAAAATGCTCCTAACAGTATCAAATTATTCACTGTGGTTATGATGCTGGTTGGCGCTGTGGTGATTGGTATTTGGTATGCCATGATCACAGATTTTATTCTGGGTACACGCTTCAAGCAATTTTGGGATGCAGCCCGGATTCCCCAGCGTCATCACTATATTGTCTGTGGTTTAAGCGGTGTTGGTAGCAAAATTGTTCAGCAACTCCACACCAGTGGTTATGATGTGGTAGTGATTGAAACTGACTCCAACAATAAATACGTCAACTCTGTACGTGGGTTAGGTATTCCCGTAATTCAAGGCGATGCCAGTTTCCGTACCACCCTCAAAACCAGCAATATAAACTCTGCGTCCGCCGTGCTGGCTGTAACTAATAATGATGCTACTAACCTAGAGATTGCCCTGAAAGCTAAAGGTTTAGCCCCGAAAATTCCCGTAATTGTCCACTATGCCGACCCTGATTTTGCAGGTATAGCACAACAAGTATTTGACTTTGAGGCGGTATTAAGTTCAGCAGAATTGGCAGCGCCGGCCTTTGCGGCGGCGGCTTTGGGCGGACGCATCCTTGGTAACGGCATCACAGCAGATAAACTTTGGGTAGCATTTGCCACTTTAATTACACCGTCACATCCTTTTTGTGGTCATGTGGTTAAAGATATAGCCATGTCGGCTGAGTTCGTGCCTTTATACGTAGAAGCTAATGGTCAAAGGGTTCACGGCTGGAACTTATTAGCAACATACCTGAGCGAAGGTGATGTTTTATATTTAACAATGCCAGCTAATCAGCTATATAAATTGTGGCGCGACGAACGGGCGTGTAATGCCTAGTTTGTGGGATTGGGGAAGGTGGGACACTGTTCCTTCTACCAGTACCCAGTCCCTAATCCCTAAACCTACCTCACTTCCACAACAGCAATCACTTTTTCGTCGCGGTTAAGTTGGAGGATACTTTCACCTTTACCATCCCTGGGCAAAATCGGTACTGTGTCTGTGGGTATCCGTACTACTCGCTCTCTATTGGTAAGTAGTGCCATTTCACCAGAGGTATTTGCCCCTACCATAGCCGCGAGATTGTCGGTTTTGTTGACAAATTTCATGGATTGTGTACCTAAGTCACCCCGATTTGCTGACTTGATTTGATTGACTGGCAAGCGTTTAGCGTATCCTTCTTCGGTGACTAATAATAAATGCTCTGCTTGTGCTGCGTTCACGCAACCAACCATACGCTGATTTCTCAGCAGCCGGAATGCTTGTAAACCCATCGCCGTCCTACCCATAATCGGTAGTTGTTCATCATTGGTGGAGAATCTCAACAATCGTCCCCCGGAACTAGCCAAAATTAGTTGCTGTCCTGGTTTACTAAACTGAGTTAAGAGCAATT comes from the Nostoc sp. PCC 7120 = FACHB-418 genome and includes:
- a CDS encoding serine/threonine-protein kinase, producing MICCLNPDCLNPLNPDGKKSCQSCGTTLVPLLRNRFRVVRVLSDEGGFGRTYLSEDKDKLNEPCVIKQLAPKFQGTWSQKKAVELFAEEAKRLQELGEHPQIPTLMAYFEQDNCLYLVQQFINGQNLLKELQQRKNYRPGEIQAILLDLLPVLKFIHDRGVIHRDIKPENIIRCRTDGRLNLIDFGSSKQLTAKVQNFGTSIGSHGYSPLEQIRDGKAYAASDLFALGATCFHLITSVSPFQLWMEHGYSWVSNWRQYLHSPLTPELDFVLDKLLQKDLKHRYTSADEVIKDITPKQPLALPAAGQTSGKIPVPQTTYLSKLPKKYSLLRSVVLLSALVLLFGFSESWFSQYLQIYSSLSARLTQNKSGQVVLAQPQKTTLRTISLANTLPDDENAFVSLAISPNGQIIASCGSDRTIKIWQLATGEDISSLKGHSRKVNAVVFSPDGKTLVSGGDDNTIKIWNLKTGKVIRTITGHSDAVHTLAISPNGKTLVSGSDDNTVKVWNLNTGRLINTLTGHTFWVRSVAISPDGVNIASGSFDKTVKIWNLETGTLTHTLAGNGETVTSIAFNPDGNTLASASRDRTIKIWKVGAGTRVRTLKGSTETITSIAFSPDGNTLASASRDQTIKLWNLETGKEIRTLEGHENTVTTVAFTPDGANLVSGSGDNTMRIWRIGN
- a CDS encoding ABC transporter ATP-binding protein, which encodes MSNTISLTDSLVPNPVPQSAIIRLESIFKVYGIGETEVKALNDVNLVINEGEYCSIMGPSGSGKSTAMNIIGCLDRPTEGHYYLDGLDVAQMNDKDLAHIRNRKLGFVFQQFHLLPQLSALENVMLPMVYADVTPNERRDRATEALIRVGLEKRLNNKPTQLSGGQQQRVAIARAIVNRPVVLLADEPTGALDSRTTQEVLDIFTELNSGGITVVMVTHEPEVARQTKRIVWFKDGQVVHAHMTPTDLTDGF
- a CDS encoding NAD-binding protein, whose product is MKPRIIVCGLGRTGYKIFRLLRQQGAFVVGIHHKPIPGEAGGDVIIGNLQTAATLAAAGIHQAQTLVIASSDDAVNLSIMMQARVLNPHIRIINRFYNINLGDRLDQTLPEHLSMSVIGLAAPLFTFAALGNQAIGQIKLYEQTWPVQEEYIDENHPWLGRKLSELWECPTRMPIYYLPVEGEMSLVSAVLSGQHLRIGDRLIVGIQPRVRSTRRSLIKKCLKVLTSLRQFQQHGQSIIVGAIVLLAIVMIATLTYMSTELSLSMVDALYFSVGMITGAGGNDKVAENAPNSIKLFTVVMMLVGAVVIGIWYAMITDFILGTRFKQFWDAARIPQRHHYIVCGLSGVGSKIVQQLHTSGYDVVVIETDSNNKYVNSVRGLGIPVIQGDASFRTTLKTSNINSASAVLAVTNNDATNLEIALKAKGLAPKIPVIVHYADPDFAGIAQQVFDFEAVLSSAELAAPAFAAAALGGRILGNGITADKLWVAFATLITPSHPFCGHVVKDIAMSAEFVPLYVEANGQRVHGWNLLATYLSEGDVLYLTMPANQLYKLWRDERACNA